One segment of Clostridium botulinum DNA contains the following:
- a CDS encoding helix-turn-helix transcriptional regulator, with protein sequence MGRNIPIKVARAQLDMTQKQLAEKVGISRQTMNAIEQGDYNPTIKLCRAICKALGKGLDDLFWEEENDE encoded by the coding sequence ATGGGACGAAATATTCCTATAAAAGTTGCTCGTGCTCAACTTGATATGACACAAAAACAACTTGCTGAAAAGGTTGGAATTTCCAGACAAACAATGAACGCTATTGAGCAGGGAGATTATAATCCAACGATTAAATTATGCCGAGCCATTTGCAAAGCATTAGGAAAAGGACTTGATGATTTATTTTGGGAGGAAGAAAATGATGAATAA
- a CDS encoding N-acetyltransferase, whose amino-acid sequence MIRKFKLNELDDVLKIWFDTNIEAHDFIQKEYWTENYDLVKQMLPSADVYVYDENNVIKGFIGIVEENYIAGLFVKKEYQRDGIGQMLIEYCKSKYLSLKLDVFIKNKNALNFYYKNNFKVLDEHINEDTKESEYTMFFHGKKLKL is encoded by the coding sequence ATGATTAGAAAATTTAAATTAAATGAACTAGATGATGTACTGAAAATTTGGTTTGACACCAATATAGAAGCTCATGATTTTATACAAAAGGAATACTGGACTGAAAATTATGATTTAGTTAAACAGATGTTACCATCAGCCGATGTTTATGTATATGATGAAAATAATGTTATAAAAGGTTTTATAGGAATTGTAGAAGAGAATTATATAGCAGGGCTTTTTGTAAAAAAAGAATATCAAAGAGATGGGATAGGTCAAATGTTAATAGAGTACTGCAAATCTAAATATCTATCTCTTAAATTGGATGTATTTATCAAAAATAAAAATGCATTAAATTTTTATTATAAGAACAACTTTAAAGTTTTAGATGAACATATTAATGAAGATACAAAAGAAAGTGAATATACAATGTTTTTTCATGGTAAAAAACTTAAATTATAA
- a CDS encoding GNAT family N-acetyltransferase — protein sequence MNIKIQYNCFNINWNEVSNILKELGMAYFEGKVHKKAFENSHTVVFAFDDDKLIGFGRAISDGAYQAAIYDVAVLSEYQGKKIGVTIIDNILKAIPKCNFILYASPGKEIFYEKQNFKKMKTGMALFVNSKEMKMRGFTE from the coding sequence ATGAATATAAAAATTCAATACAACTGTTTTAATATAAATTGGAATGAGGTATCTAATATATTAAAAGAGCTTGGAATGGCATATTTTGAAGGGAAAGTACACAAAAAAGCTTTTGAAAATAGTCATACGGTTGTATTTGCCTTTGATGATGATAAGTTAATTGGTTTTGGTCGTGCAATTTCAGATGGGGCTTACCAAGCAGCAATTTATGATGTAGCAGTATTGTCTGAATATCAGGGTAAAAAAATAGGAGTAACAATTATTGATAATATACTGAAAGCTATTCCCAAATGCAATTTTATTTTATATGCTTCGCCAGGAAAAGAAATTTTTTATGAAAAGCAAAACTTTAAAAAAATGAAAACAGGTATGGCATTATTTGTTAATTCGAAAGAAATGAAGATGAGAGGCTTTACTGAATAA
- a CDS encoding DUF6773 family protein, giving the protein MNKRKNKLDEMQEQKLLKIERNGMWFAFWGLFATILIQSLIGKGDIIGESIVFMCLAVYTVLACLKNGIWDRKLEPNIKTNIIISSISGVLCGLTFFISSYLKYEKLLGSIATGIIMLVQVFALAFVTLTIFSAIYKKRIKKIEENCEAKSDEAN; this is encoded by the coding sequence ATGAATAAAAGAAAAAATAAATTGGATGAAATGCAAGAACAAAAACTTTTAAAAATTGAACGAAATGGCATGTGGTTTGCATTTTGGGGACTCTTTGCAACTATCCTCATTCAATCATTAATTGGTAAAGGAGATATTATAGGTGAATCCATTGTATTTATGTGCCTTGCTGTATATACTGTTTTAGCATGCTTGAAAAATGGAATTTGGGATAGAAAATTAGAACCAAACATAAAAACTAATATCATCATCAGTTCAATATCAGGTGTTTTATGTGGTTTAACATTTTTTATATCTTCATATTTGAAATATGAAAAATTACTAGGTTCAATCGCTACAGGAATAATTATGTTAGTTCAAGTTTTTGCTTTAGCCTTTGTTACATTAACTATCTTTTCAGCAATCTATAAAAAAAGAATCAAAAAGATTGAAGAGAATTGTGAAGCAAAGTCTGATGAGGCTAATTAA
- a CDS encoding methyl-accepting chemotaxis protein yields MRKSNFKKLQNQLLSAFMFLIIIVCIGLFFASSYISKKAIVNTVETILPNVATQASLAIENNINIRLKTLETLAENEKLQDENVPIKEKANILLTEEKRNGHLKMSIIDINGKSNDTLGEEHDVKDTEYFKNGISGKYTVSNPMIVNEKLIFIYSVPIMKDGKTVGVLTATRDENELSKYTDNIKVGETGQAFIINNEGTAIAHRDKNLVIRKDNNFENIKNDPELKSLAEIEKKMVAGENGIGEYNYGTKKKYIAYAPIKPVNWSIGVVIESGEIVNHLMILIISIGITSLIGILIAVIFARRIVKSINKPIIDSVENLKIIASGDLQTETTNEFSNRRDELGIMARSIESMKQSIVSMLNSIKTSSSDIKLQTNNLEEISNELKSSSKNIYYATNDVAKGTVNQSEDLIYITNILKGFSLKLDDIVDIIKNVDFSISNIKNMSYNSNKDMENVIESVKNVNNTFNELITKIKDVENNVNKINEITNLIDDISDQTNLLALNAAIEAARAGESGKGFKIVASEIRKLAEQSKISAVDISSLISKISKDTDLMVNKTKIMKTELDNQEKDIDTAKKSFETITVSVKDIVPKMVVTNNSVQDLNASKDDIVDKIESASSVAQEVSAAAEEIAASTEEMNKYAENLAKLVNALNDMSEDMMKNVNKFKI; encoded by the coding sequence ATGAGAAAATCAAATTTTAAAAAATTACAAAATCAGTTATTAAGTGCTTTTATGTTTCTTATAATTATAGTATGCATAGGGTTATTCTTTGCATCATCATATATTTCAAAAAAAGCTATAGTTAACACAGTTGAAACCATTTTACCTAATGTTGCAACACAGGCTTCTTTAGCCATTGAAAATAATATTAATATTAGGTTAAAAACATTAGAAACTTTAGCTGAAAATGAAAAGTTACAAGATGAAAATGTTCCAATTAAAGAAAAGGCAAATATACTTTTGACAGAAGAAAAAAGAAATGGACATTTAAAAATGAGTATAATTGATATTAATGGAAAATCCAATGATACATTAGGTGAAGAACATGATGTTAAAGATACTGAATATTTTAAAAATGGAATTTCAGGAAAATATACAGTATCTAATCCTATGATAGTTAATGAAAAATTAATATTCATTTATAGCGTACCTATTATGAAAGATGGTAAAACAGTAGGCGTTTTAACTGCAACAAGAGATGAAAATGAATTAAGTAAATATACTGATAACATTAAAGTTGGAGAAACAGGTCAAGCTTTTATAATTAATAATGAAGGTACAGCCATAGCTCACAGAGATAAAAATTTAGTAATAAGGAAAGATAATAATTTTGAAAATATAAAAAATGATCCTGAACTTAAAAGTTTAGCAGAAATTGAGAAGAAGATGGTGGCAGGTGAAAATGGAATAGGGGAATATAACTATGGAACTAAGAAAAAGTATATAGCATATGCTCCAATAAAACCTGTTAATTGGTCAATTGGTGTTGTTATAGAATCTGGCGAAATAGTAAATCATTTAATGATTTTAATAATAAGTATAGGAATCACAAGTTTAATAGGTATTTTAATAGCTGTAATTTTTGCGAGAAGGATAGTAAAGTCTATAAATAAGCCTATTATTGATTCAGTAGAAAATCTTAAAATTATTGCATCAGGTGATTTACAGACAGAAACTACAAATGAATTTTCTAATAGAAGAGACGAATTAGGAATAATGGCAAGATCTATAGAATCTATGAAACAGTCGATTGTATCAATGCTGAATTCTATAAAAACAAGTTCTAGTGATATAAAATTACAGACTAATAATTTAGAGGAAATATCCAATGAGCTAAAATCTTCAAGCAAAAATATTTATTATGCTACAAATGACGTTGCAAAAGGAACGGTAAATCAATCTGAAGATTTAATTTATATAACTAATATATTGAAAGGATTTAGTTTGAAATTAGATGATATAGTTGATATTATCAAGAATGTAGATTTTAGCATAAGCAATATAAAAAACATGTCTTATAATAGTAATAAGGATATGGAAAATGTCATTGAATCAGTTAAAAATGTAAATAATACATTTAATGAATTAATCACTAAAATTAAAGATGTTGAAAATAATGTGAATAAAATAAATGAAATAACCAATTTAATAGATGATATATCAGATCAAACTAATCTTCTAGCATTAAATGCAGCAATAGAGGCAGCAAGAGCAGGGGAATCTGGAAAAGGATTTAAGATAGTTGCAAGCGAAATTAGAAAACTTGCAGAACAAAGTAAAATTTCAGCTGTAGACATTTCAAGTTTAATCTCTAAAATATCTAAGGATACTGATTTAATGGTAAATAAAACAAAGATTATGAAAACGGAATTAGACAATCAAGAAAAAGATATAGATACAGCAAAAAAATCATTTGAAACTATTACGGTTTCAGTTAAGGATATAGTGCCTAAAATGGTTGTTACTAATAATTCTGTTCAAGATTTAAATGCAAGCAAAGACGATATAGTGGATAAAATAGAAAGTGCATCTTCAGTAGCTCAAGAGGTATCAGCTGCAGCTGAAGAAATAGCAGCATCAACTGAAGAAATGAATAAGTATGCAGAAAACTTGGCTAAACTAGTAAATGCATTAAATGATATGAGCGAAGATATGATGAAGAATGTTAATAAATTTAAAATTTAA
- a CDS encoding PocR ligand-binding domain-containing protein, whose product MSSIIKNSEKNRNIIDHDINLLDVISQEFLEKFQEAFTKATGVGAICFDKNIMPVTREYNYSDLCSNFFRKCPKSCEKCIKSDKNLVRKILETKKFYISHCENGLIDFGAPIILNNEVIGVLAGGQVLANEPDRETFRQYSKVIGADEEKFMKALDKVNVVSESKLKGIVDVLTLICNELSQIGYQKLMVKKMTTILVDNILNVMANSEEIMASAGEVSSNQELLNKNINNIVDLSSEINNISDLITNIANNTNLLGLNAAIEASRAGDAGVGFNVVAKEIRKLSGESKNTVGTIRTYTDQINDSVNLTSDISEKTLEISTQQEKAMEKIVKFISEISILAEDLKELVYEDNNSEVSEEIKRLRSKY is encoded by the coding sequence ATGAGTAGTATAATAAAAAATTCAGAAAAAAACAGAAATATCATTGATCATGATATTAATCTGCTTGATGTAATATCACAAGAATTTTTAGAAAAATTCCAAGAGGCATTCACTAAAGCAACAGGGGTTGGGGCTATATGTTTTGATAAAAATATTATGCCTGTTACTAGAGAGTATAATTATAGTGATCTGTGTTCAAATTTTTTTAGAAAATGCCCTAAAAGTTGTGAAAAATGCATAAAAAGTGATAAAAATCTAGTGAGAAAAATATTAGAAACTAAAAAATTTTATATATCTCATTGTGAAAATGGATTAATAGATTTTGGAGCACCTATAATTTTAAATAATGAAGTAATTGGTGTATTAGCAGGAGGACAAGTACTTGCAAATGAGCCAGATAGAGAGACATTTAGACAATACTCAAAAGTTATAGGTGCTGATGAAGAAAAATTTATGAAAGCATTGGATAAAGTAAATGTAGTATCAGAAAGTAAATTAAAAGGTATAGTTGATGTATTAACCCTTATATGCAATGAACTATCACAAATAGGATACCAAAAATTAATGGTTAAAAAAATGACAACAATACTTGTTGATAATATTTTAAATGTAATGGCAAATAGTGAAGAAATTATGGCTTCAGCAGGGGAAGTTAGTTCAAATCAGGAATTATTAAATAAAAATATAAACAATATAGTTGATTTATCTTCTGAGATAAATAATATAAGTGATTTAATAACTAACATAGCAAATAACACTAACTTATTGGGCTTAAATGCTGCTATTGAAGCATCAAGAGCAGGAGATGCAGGGGTAGGTTTTAACGTTGTTGCAAAAGAAATTAGAAAGTTATCAGGTGAATCTAAAAATACAGTAGGTACTATAAGAACATATACAGATCAAATAAATGATTCTGTGAATTTAACATCTGACATAAGTGAAAAAACTCTTGAAATTTCAACACAGCAAGAAAAAGCTATGGAGAAAATAGTTAAATTTATTAGTGAAATTTCAATTCTTGCAGAAGATTTAAAAGAGTTGGTATATGAAGATAATAATTCAGAAGTTTCTGAGGAGATAAAAAGACTACGAAGTAAGTATTAA
- a CDS encoding cation:proton antiporter — MNSYDFLFDLALILLTTKVLGIANKRFQLPQVVGALMAGVLFGPTVFNLLNETDFITQLSEIGVIVLMFCAGLETDINELKKSRHSSFIIALIGVLIPLIGGFLVSFFFNNDPSISDASSSIILQNIFIGVILTATSVSITVETLKEMGKLSTRVGSAILGAAIIDDILGIIALTIVTSFADSNVNVWVVLFKIFAFFIFAAICCFIFYKFFSNVQLRHGKGMRRFVLLSFVYCLILSYCAEVFFGVADITGAFIAGLIISKTTYSKYIASRFEILSYMFLSPVFFASIGIKFKLPAMTLSMIMFSILLVIVAILTKIIGCGLAAKLCNFSSLESIQIGTGMVSRGEVALIVANKGAALGLMSSVFFGPMIIMIIVTTVITPLLLKIVFSDKFNKLQNSKKTLPTNSTIK; from the coding sequence ATGAATTCTTATGATTTTTTATTTGATTTAGCCTTAATACTGCTAACTACAAAAGTTTTAGGTATAGCAAATAAAAGATTTCAACTTCCACAAGTTGTTGGAGCTTTAATGGCTGGGGTTCTTTTTGGTCCCACAGTTTTTAACCTTTTAAACGAAACAGATTTTATAACACAACTTTCTGAGATTGGAGTAATTGTTTTAATGTTTTGCGCCGGTCTTGAAACTGATATAAATGAATTAAAGAAAAGTAGACATTCGTCATTTATTATTGCCTTAATAGGTGTACTTATACCTCTTATTGGTGGATTTTTAGTTAGCTTTTTCTTTAATAATGATCCTTCGATTTCAGATGCATCTTCAAGTATAATATTGCAAAATATATTTATTGGAGTCATACTTACTGCCACTTCTGTTAGTATAACTGTTGAAACCTTAAAAGAAATGGGCAAGCTTAGTACCCGTGTTGGTAGTGCAATTTTAGGTGCTGCCATTATAGATGATATTTTAGGTATAATTGCCCTTACTATAGTTACAAGTTTTGCAGATTCAAATGTAAATGTTTGGGTAGTCTTATTTAAAATTTTCGCATTCTTTATTTTTGCAGCAATTTGTTGTTTTATATTTTATAAATTCTTTTCAAATGTTCAATTAAGACATGGGAAAGGTATGCGTAGATTTGTACTACTGTCTTTTGTATATTGCTTAATACTTTCTTACTGTGCAGAAGTATTTTTTGGAGTTGCGGATATAACTGGTGCTTTTATAGCAGGACTTATAATTTCAAAAACTACTTACTCTAAATATATAGCATCACGTTTTGAAATACTTTCTTATATGTTCCTTTCACCTGTATTTTTTGCAAGTATAGGAATAAAGTTTAAATTACCAGCAATGACTCTATCAATGATTATGTTTTCTATACTTCTTGTAATAGTTGCTATTCTAACTAAAATTATAGGTTGTGGACTTGCAGCTAAATTATGTAATTTTTCTTCTTTAGAATCTATTCAAATAGGTACTGGGATGGTATCAAGAGGTGAGGTCGCTTTGATAGTTGCAAATAAAGGTGCCGCATTAGGACTAATGTCATCTGTATTTTTTGGTCCTATGATAATAATGATAATTGTAACAACAGTAATTACACCTTTACTTTTAAAAATAGTATTTTCAGATAAATTTAATAAACTGCAAAACTCTAAGAAAACTCTTCCTACTAATTCTACTATAAAATAA
- a CDS encoding pentapeptide repeat-containing protein, whose product MDKNKKPSVGLNYNKAIKQNKNFMYNDLKRSNCYNCDFTGSNFNFTSFRGAHFKDCNFFECTFKSAEFVGSNLKKSRFKRAKFEDTVFEGANLSGADFRDAKFKNVIFVGTDLSTAKNLEFDKSSVRIFEEAPAIDISENLKKAIDSSLENEKIKRSRLLDNKDGDINTLSIMILLEKFNEKSLISGLKILCDRADRDFCTLSYIIKSIQTYQKEGIL is encoded by the coding sequence ATGGATAAAAATAAAAAACCAAGTGTTGGATTAAACTATAATAAGGCAATAAAGCAAAATAAAAACTTTATGTATAATGATTTAAAAAGAAGTAATTGTTATAATTGTGATTTTACGGGATCAAATTTTAACTTTACAAGTTTTAGAGGAGCTCACTTTAAAGATTGTAATTTTTTTGAATGTACATTTAAGTCTGCTGAGTTTGTAGGAAGTAATCTTAAGAAAAGCAGATTTAAAAGAGCTAAATTCGAAGATACTGTATTTGAAGGTGCAAATTTAAGTGGAGCAGATTTTAGAGATGCAAAATTTAAAAATGTAATATTTGTAGGGACTGATTTAAGTACTGCAAAAAATTTGGAATTTGATAAATCATCAGTTAGAATATTTGAAGAAGCTCCAGCAATTGATATAAGTGAAAATCTAAAAAAAGCTATAGATTCATCACTAGAAAATGAAAAAATAAAAAGATCAAGACTTTTGGATAATAAAGATGGAGATATTAATACTTTAAGCATAATGATTCTTTTAGAAAAATTTAATGAGAAGAGTTTAATATCAGGATTGAAAATTCTTTGTGATAGAGCAGACAGAGATTTTTGTACATTAAGTTACATAATAAAATCTATACAAACATATCAAAAAGAAGGTATACTATAA
- a CDS encoding GNAT family N-acetyltransferase, with the protein MKLITLTSSYKTEWENLISEFEENGEKLIPLAMKGHANTFEEFLIEAYKNSKGIDLPDGIVPSDIYFLVDDNSKYLIGAIDIRHYLNEYLLKYGGNIGYGIRSSERKKGYATEMLHLALEECKNKGLSKVLITCFKSNVASANTIIKNGGILENEIAEGGNIKQRYWIQL; encoded by the coding sequence TTGAAACTTATTACATTAACAAGTAGTTATAAAACTGAGTGGGAAAATTTGATTAGTGAGTTTGAAGAGAATGGAGAAAAATTAATTCCTTTAGCAATGAAAGGTCATGCAAATACTTTTGAGGAATTTTTAATTGAAGCTTATAAGAATTCAAAAGGAATTGATTTACCTGATGGAATTGTTCCTTCTGATATATATTTTTTAGTTGATGATAATTCAAAATACTTGATAGGAGCAATTGATATTAGACATTACTTGAATGAATATTTATTAAAATATGGTGGGAATATTGGTTATGGAATTAGATCTAGTGAACGAAAAAAAGGATATGCAACTGAAATGTTACATTTAGCATTGGAAGAATGTAAGAATAAGGGGTTATCAAAAGTTCTAATTACTTGTTTTAAAAGTAATGTTGCATCAGCTAATACTATAATTAAAAATGGTGGAATATTAGAAAATGAAATTGCTGAAGGTGGTAATATAAAACAAAGATATTGGATTCAATTATGA
- the mntA gene encoding type VII toxin-antitoxin system MntA family adenylyltransferase antitoxin, whose amino-acid sequence MELNKAVSNIISNHNVECVGLFGSRARGDYLDSSDYDIFIIANISMEEELEIEAELEQLLDNNIDLINLKEDMDRILLKNIVNEGIVLYDKNNAFEKIYNFIEKFFIENNDFLKLRERDLLD is encoded by the coding sequence ATGGAGTTAAATAAAGCTGTATCTAATATAATTAGTAATCATAATGTTGAATGTGTGGGATTATTTGGAAGTAGGGCTAGAGGAGACTATTTAGATAGTTCAGATTATGATATATTTATAATAGCCAATATAAGTATGGAAGAAGAGTTAGAAATTGAAGCAGAATTAGAACAATTATTAGACAATAATATTGATTTAATAAACTTAAAAGAAGATATGGATAGAATTTTATTAAAAAATATAGTTAATGAGGGAATTGTTCTTTATGATAAAAATAATGCATTTGAAAAAATATATAACTTTATTGAGAAATTTTTTATAGAAAATAATGATTTTTTAAAATTAAGGGAGAGAGATTTACTTGATTAA
- a CDS encoding BlaI/MecI/CopY family transcriptional regulator: protein MNEIPKISNSEWEIMKVIWSHTEITSVNIICELKDKVEWKPSTIKSLINRLLKKNVIGFKRLSNEYLYFPLIAEDECIKIESKSFINKVFNGSVKSMLLNFVESKEISETDIEELKNILKQSNKKKG, encoded by the coding sequence ATGAATGAAATTCCTAAAATATCAAACTCTGAATGGGAAATTATGAAAGTAATATGGAGTCATACTGAAATTACATCAGTCAATATTATATGTGAACTAAAAGATAAAGTAGAATGGAAACCATCTACAATAAAGAGCTTAATAAATAGATTACTAAAAAAGAATGTAATAGGGTTTAAAAGATTAAGTAACGAATATTTATATTTTCCTTTAATAGCAGAAGATGAGTGCATAAAGATAGAAAGCAAATCTTTTATTAATAAAGTTTTCAATGGTTCTGTCAAATCTATGCTTTTAAACTTTGTTGAATCAAAAGAAATATCTGAAACAGACATAGAAGAATTAAAGAACATACTCAAACAATCAAATAAAAAGAAAGGTTGA
- a CDS encoding SdpI family protein, whose translation MKNKTSIYNITLITIAFLVSIVLYNKLPNEMPIHWNTAGEIDNYGPKLFAAFLPPLIMLFIWGGMLFTPKIDPKGKNYSKFNTSYTIITNVMVTFFFILHIVVIISSLGYNVPINKVIPFMVGLLFIVIGNYLPKSKSNFFFGIKTPWTLTNEDTWKKTHRLGGKLFVLSGLAIMISSLFFEGNIQFIILMISIFVAGIIPIIASYFYSKNSIK comes from the coding sequence ATGAAAAATAAAACTAGTATTTATAATATTACATTAATAACTATTGCATTTTTAGTAAGTATTGTATTATACAATAAACTACCTAATGAAATGCCTATACATTGGAATACAGCTGGTGAAATTGACAACTATGGTCCTAAACTATTTGCAGCTTTTTTACCACCTTTAATTATGCTTTTTATATGGGGTGGGATGTTATTTACGCCTAAAATCGATCCTAAAGGAAAGAATTATTCAAAATTTAATACAAGTTATACTATTATCACAAATGTTATGGTAACTTTCTTTTTTATTTTACATATTGTAGTTATAATATCATCACTAGGATACAACGTTCCAATAAATAAAGTTATCCCATTTATGGTTGGTTTATTATTTATTGTCATAGGTAATTATCTTCCAAAATCCAAAAGTAACTTTTTCTTTGGAATTAAAACGCCTTGGACATTAACTAATGAAGATACCTGGAAAAAAACTCATAGATTAGGTGGAAAATTATTTGTATTATCTGGACTAGCTATAATGATTAGTTCATTATTTTTTGAAGGAAACATACAATTTATAATTTTAATGATTTCAATATTTGTTGCAGGTATAATTCCAATAATAGCAAGTTACTTTTATTCTAAAAATAGTATAAAATAA
- a CDS encoding autorepressor SdpR family transcription factor, with product MSFNDAFKALSDNTRRKILDLLNEKDMTAGDIADYFQITKPSISHHLSILKQAGLVSDERKGQYIYYSLNTSVFEDVVKWFISFLGNTNERKE from the coding sequence TTGTCATTTAATGATGCTTTTAAAGCTCTTTCTGATAACACAAGAAGAAAAATTTTAGATCTACTAAATGAAAAAGATATGACTGCTGGTGATATTGCCGATTATTTTCAAATTACCAAGCCTAGTATATCTCATCATTTAAGTATTCTCAAACAAGCTGGACTAGTAAGTGATGAAAGAAAAGGTCAATATATATATTACTCACTAAATACCTCTGTTTTTGAGGATGTTGTAAAATGGTTCATATCATTTTTAGGTAATACTAATGAAAGAAAGGAATAA